A stretch of the Theileria equi strain WA chromosome 1, complete sequence genome encodes the following:
- a CDS encoding hypothetical protein (encoded by transcript BEWA_020670A) has product MFKIYLIEDYVTLKVSEYINDSNKILLEKLANKYIDRIIFGTGLCILLDDNLLKCEPRILPSEGQAHYKTHFRLLVFSPNINQILKGQIIDCDSESITLSLGFFSDIRVITSTLPPEYRYDKNAKCWSKITDSSRKIYRLNDIVDFRVVDIIYNRTPEQTGNTTAKQLPVMLVIAALTD; this is encoded by the exons ATGTTCAAAATCTACCTTATCGAGGATTATGTCACTCTAAAGGTTTCTGAATACATAAATGACAGTAACAAGATCCTCCTGGAGAAATTGGCAAACAAGTACATAGACAGG ATTATCTTTGGAACTGGACTCTGTATACTACTGGATGACAATCTGCTAAAGTGCGAGCCTAGAATCCTCCCATCGGAGGGACAGGCCCATTACAAGACACACTTTCGACTTTTGGTCTTTTCCCCAAACATAAATCAGATCCTAAAGGGACAAATTATAGACTGTGATAGCGAATCCATCACAT TGTCCCTGGGATTCTTTAGTGACATTCGAGTAATCACTAGCACTCTGCCTCCGGAATATCGCTA CGACAAGAATGCCAAGTGTTGGTCCAAGATTACGGACTCTTCTCGAAAGATTTACCGATTAAACGACATTGTAGACTTTAGAGTCGTTGATATAATATACAATCGCACGCCTG AACAAACTGGCAACACTACCGCAAAGCAGCTCCCCGTAATGCTAGTTATAGCCGCCCTGACAGATTAA